The Methylocella silvestris BL2 DNA segment CCGGCAGTTCGAAACCGAGCTCGCGCGCCTTGGCGGCGAAGAAATCATGCGGGATCTGAACCAGCATGCCGCAGCCGTCGCCCGCCTTGGGATCGGCTCCGACGGCGCCGCGATGATCGATATTGAGCAGGATCTGAAGACCCATCTCGACGATCTCATGCGACTTCTTGTTATGCATATTGGCGACGAAGCCGACGCCGCAGGCGTCATGCTCCCGGTCGGGCGAATAGAGTCCCTGCGCCTTGGGCAGGCCGGGATCGCGGACGGCGCGGGAGAGGGGTTCGCGGGGAGCCGCTGGCTGCGTCGGATCGGTCATCATCTAAACCCTCTTTACGGAATTTTGTGCGCGGCGTCGGCGTGAAGCGGCCGGGCGACGAAGAGCGGCTTGCCAACGCAGCGCTTTATGCTCGTTTCCTCCCGCCCGTCTCGATCGTCGTCGCGCGGGCGCCTGCGTCTGTCGCGCGGTCGTGACGTTAGTCCATTTTGGCTCGAAACCGAGCGCCTTCAAGAAAATCTTCTACGGCAAGACATCCTTGCAAGGCGAGGCGTCCTTGCAAGGAAGGGCGCGACGCCCGCATCCGCGCCCTTTCGGGCGCGAGGGCCGACAGCAAGCGGCGCGGCGCAGCTCGCCGAGAACACGTCAGCATCACTGTCCTATCCGCGGTTGAAAATATGTCATTTGTTTTGCCTTAACAAGAGGCATTCTCAACGATAAGCCTTGGCTGAGACGCGGTTTAGAGGCCTTTATCCTCGTCGAGCCGCCGGCGCCTTCTGGCCCGGACTGTTTAGAAGCATTGCAAGTTGTGCGCCATGGCAAGCTTACGCTTGAGCCTTGCGCGGCGGGGCGGCGGCGCCCGCGATTGGACGAAGGAATGATGGACTTTACGAGCGACAATACCTCCGGCGTCAGCGAAAAAATAATGCAGGCGATTCTCAAGGCGAACGCCGGATCGTCTGCGGCCTATGGCGTCGATCCCTTCACCGCGAGGGCCTCCGCCCTCCTGAGCGAGATCTTCGAAAAGGAGCTCGCGGTCTTTCTCGTTGCGACTGGCACGGCGGCCAATGCGCTCGCGCTTGGCGCCCTTTGCCCGCCCTGGGGCGCCGTCTTCTGCCATGCGCGCGCCCACATCTTCGAGGATGAATGCGGCGCGCCCGAGATGTTCACCGCGGGGGCCAAGCTCGTCGGCGTCGCCGGCGAGGCCGGCCGGATTGCGCCATCCGCCTTGCGCGAGTCGCTGGCCGCCTTTCCGCGCGGCGCCGTGAAGCAGGTTCAGCCGGCGGCGCTGTCGCTGTCGCAGGCGACGGAAGCCGGCGCGGTCTATGACCTTGCGGAACTCACTGAGCTCTGCCGCATCGCCCATGACGCCGGCCTCGGCGTCCATATGGACGGCGCGCGCTTTGCCAACGCCCTTGTCGAACTCAACTGTTCGCCGGCTGAAATGAGCTGGAAGGCCGGGATCGACATTCTGTCTTTCGGAGCGACCAAGAACGGCGCCCTGGCCTGCGAGGCGATTATCGTCTTCGATCCGGCCAAGGCGGCGAGCTTGCCGTTCCAGCGCAAGCGCGGCGGGCATCTCTTGAGCAAGGGCCGCTTTCTCGGCGCGCAGATGGCGGCCTATCTCGAAAACGGCCATTGGCTCGACAATGCGCGCGTCGCCAACGCCCATGCGGCGCGGCTCGCGGCGGGCCTCGCCGAAGCCTCCGGCGTTCGCATGCCCTGGCCAAGGCAGGCCAATGAGGTTTTCGCAATCCTGCCCGCGCGGGCCGACGCCGCGCTGCGGGCGGCGGGAGTGCGCTATTACGATTGGTCGGATCGCGATTTCGGCGAAATGCGCCGCGACGGCGAGGTTTTCGTGCGGCTGCTCACATCTTTTGCGACGCAAGCGGCGGAAGTCGACGCCTTTATCGCCCTCGCGCGCGGCTGATCCTTTGCGGGCGCGAAAAAGGCGCCTCGAATGAGGCGCCTTCGGGCGGACGAATTCACGTCCGGTGAAAAATTAGGCGGCTTTTTGCGGCGAAACCACCTGCGGCTGAGCGCTCGCGCCCTCGACCCCGATGGGGATCTGGCGCGGCTTGCGCGCTTCCGGAATCTCCCGCACGAGATCGACGTGAAGCAGCCCGTTCTCAAGGCCGGCTTTTGTCACGTGAACATGTTCGGCCAGCTGGAAGCGGCGCTCGAAGGACCGGGAAGCGATGCCGCGGTAGAGGACTTCGGTCGCGGGGGCGCCTTCGCCCGTCTGCGCCGCGCGCGAGCCGCGCACGCTCAGCGTGTTTTCACGCGTTTCGACGGAAAGGTCCTTTTCGCCGAAGCCGGCGACCGCGATCGAGATCCGGTAGGAGTCCTCGCCCGTCCGCTCGATGTCGTAGGGTGGGTAGCTCGGCGCGGATTCATAACCCGCGGCCTGATCGAGCATGTTGAACAGCCGATCAAATCCGACAGTTGACCGATAAAGCGGAGAGAGATCGAATTGACGCATTGCATATCCTCCTGAAATGAAGCGACACGTTGTCTGGAGCCTGATTGCCTGGCGAAGTGATTTTCGCCGCCGAACCCGGCTCGCGCGTCCTCAAGCGGCCCGCGCAAAAATGATGTAGGCAGCGGCTATCGGGCCGCAAGAGGGACGCGAACGCGCGCGCGGCAAAATTTGCGCTTCTCTATCCATCTCGACGAGGGACGCCATGACGGATCGAAGCGTCGGCGACGCCGGCAAGGACAAAAGCGCCGCGGACGCAGCTGAGCGCGGCGCCGACGCGGGCCTCTGTCCGCCGGGCGCGATCGTGACGCGGATCCGGACCGCGGACAGGGCCGCCCTGCGCGTCGCGCGCTGGAGCTGCGGCGACGTCTGCGCGGGCACGGTCGTCGTGCTCCCCGGCCGGGCTGAATTTATCGAAAAATATTATGAGGTCGCAGGGGAGCTGTTGGCGCGCAATTTCGACGTCGTCATGATGGACTGGCGGGGGCAGGGCGGCTCGTCGCGCCAGGCCGGCAATCCGCTCAAAGGCCACATCGGCAAGTTCGACGCCTATCAGCGCGATCTCGACGCCTTGCGCAGCGAAATATTGGAGCCCTACGGCCGGCTGCCGTTTTTCGCGCTCGGCCATTCCATGGCGGGCGCGATTTTGCTGGAACAGGCTCATGCCGGCCGGTCGTTTTTCGAGCGTCTCGCGCTCACCGCGCCGATGATCGATCTGCCGAGGCTACGTTATGCGCGGCCCGTCCGCGGCCTCACCCGCGGTCTTTGCCTGACAGGTCTTGCCCGCGCTTTCGCGCCGGGCGCCGGAGGAGCGACGCCCTATCTGACGCGGCCCTTCGGGGGAAATGTGCTGACCTCGGATCCCGTTCGCTATGCGCGGATGGCGGCCTATATCGCCGCCAGCCCGGAGCTCGCCATCGGCGGTCCGACGATCGGCTGGGCTAGCGCCGCCTTTCGTCAGATGAGGCGCTTCGAGGACGGCGAATATCCGCGCCGCATCCTGACGCCGACGCTAATCGTGGCCGCGGGCGCCGACGCAGTCGTCGATACGCCCTCGATCGAGGCTTTCGCGAGCAGGCTGAAGGCCGGCCGCTGCATCACGCTGCGCCGCGCCCGCCATGAAATTCTGATCGAGCGGGACGCCATCCGCGCGCAATTCTGGGCGGCGTTCGACGCCTTCATCCCTGGCTCGCTGAAGGGAACGGACCCTTTCGCGGCAAGCCTCTCGGCGCCCCTGAGCTGAGCGCGCCTTCAGCCGGGGAAGCTTCTAAAAAGCAAACAGCGGCCCTGAGGCCGCTGCGCGCAAATAAGGCTTCGCCGTGCTCAGAGCACGTTGACGACCGCGCCCACCTTGACCCGCTCATAGAGGTCGACGATGTCCTCGTTGAGCAGCCGGATGCAGCCAGACGACACGGCCTGACCGATCGTATCCGGCTCATTGGTGCCGTGGATGCGGAACATGGTGTCGCCGCTCTTGTTGTAGAGATACATGGCGCGGGCGCCGAGCGGATTTTCGACCCCGCCGATCATCGTCTTCGGCAGGTCGGGGCGGCGCTTCAGCATGGCCGCCGGCGGCGTCCAGGTCGGCCATTGCGCGCGGCGCCCGACATAGGCGCGGCCCTGCCACTCAAAGCCCTCGCGGCCGACGCCGACGTCGTAGCGCATCGCCTGGCCGCCTTCGAGCGAGAGATAAAGATAGCGGTTCTTGGTGTCGACGGTGATGGTGCCGGGCTTTTCCTCGGTCGGGTCGGGCACCAGCGTGTGGGTCGGCTGGGCGGCGCGATTGAGTTCCGTTGAAAGGCTTGCTGTCTGAGTCGGCGGACTTGCCGGAGCGGCCCCGCGTACGACGCCGGACGATCCGCCGTCAAAGGCCTGGGCCCCAGTGGAGGCGACCAAAGCCGCGGCGGAGACAGCGAAAATAAGCCCTTTCATCGAAATCATTCTGAAACCCCCTCGGTCAAATGCACGAAGCGCCGCATAGCTGAAGTCATAACGCTAAAGCTGTGCGTTTTGTTCCAGATCAACTGCAAAGATTTCGCATGCCGGCCGCATTTTCGCCCGGCCACCGCCACGATGCGGAGCGCGGGCCGCGAGCCTGATTCGCGCGCTAATTTCTTGGCCAGCTAAAATCGTCGGCGCGGCCCGGCTGCGGCTCGCTCTGGCGCAGGCTCTGACGCGGCAGCCCCTTTGCGACCGGCGTGCGCGAGGCGAGTTCGCCGCCGGGCGCCCGCACCGGGCCGGTCAAGGGCAGCACGGGGCCGGCGATCGGCTTTGGCGCGGGTGGCGGCGGCTCGCCCTCGCTCGCGCCGGGCTGGGTTTCCTCGGCGGGAAGATTTGCTTCCGCCGGCGCGGAAATCGCCGGGCTCTCCGGACTCTGCTGCTGGATCGTCTCGTCGAGATTGTGGCGGATGTCGGGCTCGATGAAATGCGCCAGTTTGCGCGCGCCGGCCTTGGTGAAATGTACCCCGTCGGCGGCGCGCAGCTTGACGATCTCGCCATTGACGTCCGGTCCGGTCGGGCTGAAGGCGCCGCCCTCGGTGGCGAAAGCCTCCCAAAGGTCGACATATTTCGCGCCGCCCTTGCCGGCATATTCGCGATAAAGGTCGTTGAACGCGGAGGCGTCGGTCGAAAGCCGCTCGCTTTTCATGACCGGAAGACCGGCCCAGATCAGCGGGATTTTCTTGTCGCGGAACATTGCGGCGATGGTCTCGATGCGATGCCCATAGGCCTCGTTCCATTGCGGGGTGCGCGGCTCGAGGACGCCGCCCTGAGCATCGCGCAGGGACTGGCGGTCGTTGCTGCCGATCATGATGACCGCGACATTGATTTTTTCATCGCTGGCGAGAAGCTCCTCGACAGCCTTGGTCCAATCGTAAAAATCGTCGCGGACGAGGCCGCTGCTGTCCTTGCCCTTGTGCAGGATCGCGACGTCCGGGCGGTCGGCGAAGGCCTCGGTCAATCCCTGGCCGAGCATCTGCCCAAGGCTGTCGCCGAGAACGGCGACGAAATAGGACGGCGGGACCGTCGGCTCCTTGTGCTTTTCGGCGGCTTCCACCGGCCTCGAGCGCTTTTCCTCGGAGCGCGCGGCGCGTTTCGCCCGAGGCGCGCCGTAGTCGCGCGCAGGTCGGTGGATTTCGGGCCGGCGCTTTAATTGGCCCG contains these protein-coding regions:
- a CDS encoding Hsp20 family protein; this encodes MRQFDLSPLYRSTVGFDRLFNMLDQAAGYESAPSYPPYDIERTGEDSYRISIAVAGFGEKDLSVETRENTLSVRGSRAAQTGEGAPATEVLYRGIASRSFERRFQLAEHVHVTKAGLENGLLHVDLVREIPEARKPRQIPIGVEGASAQPQVVSPQKAA
- a CDS encoding alpha/beta fold hydrolase, with amino-acid sequence MTDRSVGDAGKDKSAADAAERGADAGLCPPGAIVTRIRTADRAALRVARWSCGDVCAGTVVVLPGRAEFIEKYYEVAGELLARNFDVVMMDWRGQGGSSRQAGNPLKGHIGKFDAYQRDLDALRSEILEPYGRLPFFALGHSMAGAILLEQAHAGRSFFERLALTAPMIDLPRLRYARPVRGLTRGLCLTGLARAFAPGAGGATPYLTRPFGGNVLTSDPVRYARMAAYIAASPELAIGGPTIGWASAAFRQMRRFEDGEYPRRILTPTLIVAAGADAVVDTPSIEAFASRLKAGRCITLRRARHEILIERDAIRAQFWAAFDAFIPGSLKGTDPFAASLSAPLS
- a CDS encoding DUF459 domain-containing protein, whose protein sequence is MTSTSLACSSGRYGGRLASLALALCLAAATLASVAAPAAAQENPFSWFTNLFQPAPQPGQLKRRPEIHRPARDYGAPRAKRAARSEEKRSRPVEAAEKHKEPTVPPSYFVAVLGDSLGQMLGQGLTEAFADRPDVAILHKGKDSSGLVRDDFYDWTKAVEELLASDEKINVAVIMIGSNDRQSLRDAQGGVLEPRTPQWNEAYGHRIETIAAMFRDKKIPLIWAGLPVMKSERLSTDASAFNDLYREYAGKGGAKYVDLWEAFATEGGAFSPTGPDVNGEIVKLRAADGVHFTKAGARKLAHFIEPDIRHNLDETIQQQSPESPAISAPAEANLPAEETQPGASEGEPPPPAPKPIAGPVLPLTGPVRAPGGELASRTPVAKGLPRQSLRQSEPQPGRADDFSWPRN
- a CDS encoding threonine aldolase family protein, encoding MDFTSDNTSGVSEKIMQAILKANAGSSAAYGVDPFTARASALLSEIFEKELAVFLVATGTAANALALGALCPPWGAVFCHARAHIFEDECGAPEMFTAGAKLVGVAGEAGRIAPSALRESLAAFPRGAVKQVQPAALSLSQATEAGAVYDLAELTELCRIAHDAGLGVHMDGARFANALVELNCSPAEMSWKAGIDILSFGATKNGALACEAIIVFDPAKAASLPFQRKRGGHLLSKGRFLGAQMAAYLENGHWLDNARVANAHAARLAAGLAEASGVRMPWPRQANEVFAILPARADAALRAAGVRYYDWSDRDFGEMRRDGEVFVRLLTSFATQAAEVDAFIALARG
- a CDS encoding L,D-transpeptidase; translated protein: MISMKGLIFAVSAAALVASTGAQAFDGGSSGVVRGAAPASPPTQTASLSTELNRAAQPTHTLVPDPTEEKPGTITVDTKNRYLYLSLEGGQAMRYDVGVGREGFEWQGRAYVGRRAQWPTWTPPAAMLKRRPDLPKTMIGGVENPLGARAMYLYNKSGDTMFRIHGTNEPDTIGQAVSSGCIRLLNEDIVDLYERVKVGAVVNVL